CGGATTTCTTCGCGCGATTCGGGCATCGGACCGTGCAGATAGTTCTCGTTCTCGACGGTGACGTAGTAAAAGACGTCCTCGTCGTCGATGAACATGCGCCGGATGCCGTCCTCGATGATCACCGCGAGCTCGTAAGCAAAAGCGGGGTCGTACTGCTTCATGTTGGGGACCGGGTAGCCCTGCACGTGGCTGTGGCCGTCCTGGTGCTGCAGACCCTCGCCCGCCAGGGTGGTGCGCCCGGCGGTCGCGCCGATCAGGAAGCCGCGCGCGCGCTGGTCGCCCGCCGCCCACACCAGGTCACCGATGCGCTGCATGCCGAACATCGAGTAGTACACGTAGAAGGGAATGGTCGGCACGCCGTGCACCGAGTAGGCCGTGCCCGCCGCGATCCAGGAGGCCATCGCGCCGTCTTCGGTGATGCCCTCCTCGAGCATCTGACCGTCGGTGCTTTCCTTGTACGCCATCAAGGAGCCGAAATCGACCGGCTGGTAGGTTTGGCCGCGCGGACTGTAGATGCCGATGCGCGGCACGAGCGCGTCCATGCCGAAGGTGCGCGCTTCGTCGGGAACGATGGGCACGATCAGCTTGCCGAGTGCTTTGTCGCGCAGCAGTTTGCTGAGAATCTGCACGAAGGCCATGGTGGTGCTGACCATCCGGTCGCCGCTGCCCTTGTAAAACTCCTCGTAGAAGTCCGCGCCGGGCGCCTGCACAGCCGGGTACTTCACTTTACGGGCGGGCACCAGGCCACCGAGCTTCTCGCGCCTCTCCAGAGCGTACCTGACCTCCGGGCTGTCGGGGCCGGGGTGGTAGTACTCCAGGTGCTCCACCTGATCGTCGGTCAGGGGCAGTTCGAGCACGTCACGCAAGTTCTTGAGGCTGTGAAAGTCGAGCTTCTTGACCTGGTGCGCCACGTTGCGGGCTTGGGCGGACTCGCCCAGGCCGAAGCCCTTGACGGTGCGCGCGATGATGACGGTCGGCTGGCCCTTGTGACGGGTGGCCGCGTGGTAGGCCGCGTAGATCTTGTGCACGTCGTGGCCACCACGGTTGAGAAGCTCGAGGTCCTCGTCGCTCCAGCCTGCGATGAGTTCCTGCAGCTCGGGCGTGTTAAAGAACTTCTCGCGCAGCTCCTTGCCGCCGAACGCCGCGTAACGCTGCGACTCGCCGTCCACCAGCAGCTCGAAGCGCTTGACGATGGCGCCGTTGTAGTCCTTGGCGAGCAGCTCGTCCCACTTGCTGTCCCACACCACCTTGATGACGTTCCACCCGGCGCCGCGAAAGAGCGCCTCGAATTCCTGAATGACCTTGCTGTTGGCGCGCACCGGGCCGTCGAGGCGCTGCAGGTTGGCGTTCAGGACAAAGGTCAGGTTGTCGAGGTTTTCGTAGGCGGCGAAGCGCAGGGCGCCAATCGACTGCGGTTCGTCCATCTCGCCGTCACCCAGGAAGGCCCACACCCGCGACTCGCCTTTTTCCTTCAGGCCGCGGTTTTCGAGGTACTTGATGTAGCGCGCCTGGTAGATCGCCTGAATGGGTCCCAGCCCCATGCTGACGGTAGGAAATTCCCAGTAGTCGGGCATCAGCCAGGGATGTGGGTAGCTCGACAGGCCGCTTTCCGCCTGCAGTTCGCGGCGGAAGTTGTTGAGGCGATTCTCGTCGAAGCGGCCCTCCAGGTAGGAACGCGCGTAGATGCCGGGGCTGGCATGCCCCTGCCAGAAGAACAGGTCACGGCTGGGTCCGGCAGCCAGGCCACGGAAAAAGTGGTTGAAGCCCACCTCGTACAGCTCGGCGGTGCTGGCGTAGGTGCTGAGGTGCCCGCCGATGCCGTCGCTGTTCTTGTTGGCCTTCACGACCATCGCGACCGCGTTCCAGCGGATGATGTTACGGATCTTGCGCTCGAGCTCCAGGTCGCCGGGGTACTCGGGCTGGTCCTCGGCGGGAATGGTGTTGATATAGGGCGTGTTCTGCTTGAACTGAATCGGTGTGCCGTGAAAGTAGGCAAAGTGATCGAGTTCTTCGAGCAGGTGCGCGGCGCGCTGGCGACCGGCGCTGGAGAGCACGTAGATCAGTGAGTCCAGCCATTCCTGCGTCTCGATCTTGTTGAGCTTTTCCCGCTCGGCAAGCGGCAGGCTCGCGCGCGGGTTCTGGGTGCTCGTCATGTGTGTTCCCCTTTCGTGTCCGGACCTCGTGAGACGCCGTGGCGCGCGGCTCCCACTGTGTGCTGGCGTGTTGGGCGGCCACCCTGACGTCCGTTCGAATCATTTCAGTCTAGGCGCCGCCTTTAGACGCGTCCAACAACGTTTTCGCTTTAGATTCACCACTATGCCTTACAAATCTGGTGTACAACAGAAGCATGGAGTTACGCCAGCTCCGCCATTTCATCGCCCTTGCAGAAGAAGAACACTTCGGCCGTGCTGCCGAGCGGGTCTTCGTGGTGCAGCAGGCCCTCAGCGGCTCGATTCGCAAACTCGAAGATGACCTTGGCGTGCGCTTGTTCGAGCGCACCACCCGCCGGGTCACGCTGACCCCGGCAGGGGCAGAGTTCCTGATCGGCGCGCGCGCCACCCTGGCCAGCCTGGAGCAGACCCTGGAGCGCACCAAGCGCGCCGCGCGCGGGGAAGTCGGGCGCCTCGCGGTGGGCTTTGTCAGCGGCCTTGCCTTTGGCGGGCTGCCTGAGGTGGTGCGCACGTTTCGCACGCGCTTTCCGGAAGTCGCAGTCGAGCTGCTCGAACTGACCGCCGCCGAGCAGGAAGAAGCCCTGCGCGAAGGGCGCATCGACATCGGCTTTGTCCTGCTCCCCGTGCGTGACCCGGCACTCACGCGTGAACCCCTGTGGCGTGACCCGCTGATCGTTGCGCTGCCCAGCGGACACGCGCTCGCAAGCCAGGAGACGGTGCGCATCGAAGACCTCCGCGACGAGAACTTCGTGTTTTTTCCC
The Deinococcus peraridilitoris DSM 19664 genome window above contains:
- the aceE gene encoding pyruvate dehydrogenase (acetyl-transferring), homodimeric type; translated protein: MTSTQNPRASLPLAEREKLNKIETQEWLDSLIYVLSSAGRQRAAHLLEELDHFAYFHGTPIQFKQNTPYINTIPAEDQPEYPGDLELERKIRNIIRWNAVAMVVKANKNSDGIGGHLSTYASTAELYEVGFNHFFRGLAAGPSRDLFFWQGHASPGIYARSYLEGRFDENRLNNFRRELQAESGLSSYPHPWLMPDYWEFPTVSMGLGPIQAIYQARYIKYLENRGLKEKGESRVWAFLGDGEMDEPQSIGALRFAAYENLDNLTFVLNANLQRLDGPVRANSKVIQEFEALFRGAGWNVIKVVWDSKWDELLAKDYNGAIVKRFELLVDGESQRYAAFGGKELREKFFNTPELQELIAGWSDEDLELLNRGGHDVHKIYAAYHAATRHKGQPTVIIARTVKGFGLGESAQARNVAHQVKKLDFHSLKNLRDVLELPLTDDQVEHLEYYHPGPDSPEVRYALERREKLGGLVPARKVKYPAVQAPGADFYEEFYKGSGDRMVSTTMAFVQILSKLLRDKALGKLIVPIVPDEARTFGMDALVPRIGIYSPRGQTYQPVDFGSLMAYKESTDGQMLEEGITEDGAMASWIAAGTAYSVHGVPTIPFYVYYSMFGMQRIGDLVWAAGDQRARGFLIGATAGRTTLAGEGLQHQDGHSHVQGYPVPNMKQYDPAFAYELAVIIEDGIRRMFIDDEDVFYYVTVENENYLHGPMPESREEIREGIIRGLYRLRRSEAAKAKHQAQILTSGPSMGAALQAQKMLEAYGVAADLWSVTSYKELHQDALLTERENMLHPEREPKKSYVAQQLSRENAPGVLVAVSDYIKLLPDSLNGHLDRKLWTLGTDGWGRSEAREELRDFFEVDARFVTVAVLYALLRDGKIKADVVQKAIAEHGIDPERLAPVLR
- a CDS encoding LysR family transcriptional regulator, which encodes MELRQLRHFIALAEEEHFGRAAERVFVVQQALSGSIRKLEDDLGVRLFERTTRRVTLTPAGAEFLIGARATLASLEQTLERTKRAARGEVGRLAVGFVSGLAFGGLPEVVRTFRTRFPEVAVELLELTAAEQEEALREGRIDIGFVLLPVRDPALTREPLWRDPLIVALPSGHALASQETVRIEDLRDENFVFFPRHVRAAYFDQVMNLATNAGFQPRIVQEAIEIPTLLSLVAAGIGVFLPHRFFRRLTLPGVTYRPLENAPIVEIDAAWRRNDASPVVRQFLAVGREVLGSRMP